From a region of the Pseudanabaena sp. ABRG5-3 genome:
- a CDS encoding sensor histidine kinase, producing MATIYEALLQDAQTREFVEELHQTDAKEFWHRAIAVLQQFSMQMSLKGFLLTHHPYIFPNAAFRQPDLQTWVFTTSKSSLFPTGSLPIGNTQVISIPKSDVLNQEWFCILVTETFSILVLSSPNSHSCLWSLHPQAIQTAIATLSPRIRRQEQQTLFQTKLQQFPLTMPPYQIMARFGAILMAQSSIHQELPIPEIQEVDIIKAITHEVRTPLTTIRMLVRSLKRRKDVSTEVKTRLDRVDAECTEQIERFNLIFEAAQLDSYPIMLEATQIEEILGDGFMRWQEHAGRRQISLEMILPTEIPAIYSNGLLLSQVLNGLVDRLVRSFPPDSHIQLILTSAGEYLKLQFQSQVPQQGGGDLPLLKAVGQWLMLQPETGTLSLSLPTTKTLLKALGGKLTVRMHSSTAAYDGEILTIFLPFY from the coding sequence TTGGCAACAATATACGAGGCATTGCTCCAAGACGCACAAACCCGTGAGTTTGTCGAAGAATTGCACCAAACTGACGCAAAGGAGTTTTGGCATCGGGCGATCGCTGTACTTCAGCAATTTTCGATGCAGATGTCCCTTAAAGGTTTTTTGCTCACCCATCATCCTTATATTTTCCCAAATGCTGCTTTTCGCCAACCTGATTTACAAACTTGGGTCTTTACTACGAGCAAATCTTCGTTATTTCCTACAGGTTCTTTACCGATTGGCAATACACAGGTTATCTCCATCCCTAAATCCGATGTTCTAAATCAGGAATGGTTTTGCATTTTAGTCACTGAGACCTTTAGCATTTTGGTGTTATCTTCACCAAATAGCCATAGCTGCCTCTGGTCATTACATCCGCAGGCAATTCAGACAGCGATCGCGACTTTATCACCGCGTATCCGTCGGCAAGAACAACAGACTTTGTTCCAAACGAAATTACAACAGTTTCCGCTAACAATGCCTCCCTATCAGATCATGGCAAGATTTGGCGCGATTTTGATGGCACAAAGTTCTATTCATCAAGAATTACCAATTCCTGAGATCCAAGAAGTAGATATTATTAAGGCGATTACCCATGAGGTAAGGACTCCGCTTACAACAATCAGAATGTTGGTGCGATCTCTTAAACGGCGCAAAGATGTTTCTACCGAAGTTAAAACTCGCCTAGATCGAGTGGATGCTGAATGTACAGAACAGATTGAAAGATTTAATTTAATTTTCGAGGCGGCGCAGTTGGATAGCTATCCAATTATGTTAGAGGCAACGCAAATTGAAGAGATTCTTGGTGATGGCTTTATGCGTTGGCAAGAACATGCAGGACGTAGACAAATTTCCTTGGAAATGATTTTACCAACGGAGATTCCTGCAATTTATAGTAACGGGTTACTTCTATCACAGGTTCTCAATGGTTTAGTTGATCGCTTAGTTCGCAGTTTTCCACCTGATAGCCATATCCAATTAATTCTCACCAGTGCAGGTGAGTATCTCAAATTACAATTCCAATCACAAGTTCCTCAACAAGGTGGTGGTGATTTACCACTCCTTAAAGCGGTGGGACAGTGGCTGATGCTACAACCTGAAACAGGTACATTGAGCCTGAGTTTACCAACGACAAAGACCTTGCTCAAGGCTCTAGGTGGTAAGCTTACCGTCAGAATGCACTCCAGTACTGCCGCCTACGACGGCGAAATTTTGACAATCTTTTTGCCATTCTATTAG
- a CDS encoding S66 peptidase family protein, whose protein sequence is MKSTQLPPNINSSQKVRVIAPSGALREWERFEQGVKVWRDRGYELLIPEDLSQPWGYLAGTDEQRYQQLIEAWNDPECVAIACARGGYGSMRLLEKLDWQQLSDRPKWLIGFSDITALLWGFAKYKNIGGLHAPVLTTLGNEPARSQQQLFDWLEGKVDEITLTGEGWGHGKATGVLLPANLTLATNFIGTPICPDLNNVILAIEDVGEAPYRVDRMLTHWRWSGHLQKLKGIAIGRFSQSEVSTPSFKMEEVWRDRLSNLGIPIVINLPFGHDGENAPLAVGCNAEIDAVNGTLSYSR, encoded by the coding sequence ATGAAATCAACCCAACTACCACCAAATATCAATTCTTCTCAAAAAGTACGTGTCATTGCCCCTAGTGGAGCATTGCGGGAATGGGAACGTTTTGAGCAAGGTGTTAAAGTTTGGCGCGATCGCGGCTATGAATTGCTAATTCCAGAGGATTTAAGCCAACCTTGGGGCTATCTTGCAGGAACCGATGAGCAACGCTACCAGCAGTTGATTGAGGCTTGGAATGATCCTGAATGTGTGGCGATCGCCTGTGCGCGGGGTGGTTATGGCTCCATGAGACTACTGGAAAAATTAGATTGGCAACAGCTTAGCGATCGCCCCAAATGGTTAATCGGTTTCTCAGATATCACAGCTTTACTTTGGGGATTTGCAAAATATAAAAATATCGGTGGTTTACATGCCCCTGTCCTAACAACTTTGGGCAATGAACCAGCGCGATCGCAACAACAATTATTTGATTGGCTAGAAGGCAAAGTTGACGAAATCACCCTAACAGGAGAAGGATGGGGACATGGCAAAGCCACAGGTGTTCTCCTTCCCGCCAACCTCACCCTCGCGACTAACTTCATCGGTACTCCCATCTGTCCTGATCTTAACAATGTGATTTTAGCGATCGAAGATGTGGGTGAAGCCCCCTATCGTGTTGATCGGATGTTAACCCACTGGCGCTGGTCTGGTCATTTACAAAAACTTAAAGGTATTGCGATCGGTCGTTTTAGTCAATCCGAAGTATCAACACCGAGTTTTAAAATGGAAGAAGTATGGCGCGATCGCCTATCCAATTTAGGAATTCCGATTGTAATAAATTTACCCTTCGGACATGATGGCGAAAATGCTCCTTTAGCTGTTGGCTGTAATGCCGAAATTGATGCAGTTAATGGAACCTTGAGTTATAGCAGATAA
- a CDS encoding lipid II:glycine glycyltransferase FemX has product MFLRELSDCDRIAWDKLTQTYHHGCFMQSWAWANFRELDGYQTFRYGLFSDQLIGGCIFYFYPQRSAANLIFAPAAPILPPNLETEGMRLLLNQAEKLSQGMGADGGAIALRIEPLLSANPEWMGQDFGRSPADLMPSETLWLDLQKSESELFAEMHPKGRYNIRLSQRHGVETVFTSEDTAIPHFYDLFYETAQRQGFLSEPYGFFIKLCQNLFRAGMAEIGFAKYNGEILATILLIYWGDRCTYLYGGRSESDHQVMPVYALHWAAIQRAKQLGHKIYDFYGYSDDPTHAYYKFSRFKRQFGGKVVKTIGAHDYFFYDRLADTILRLLR; this is encoded by the coding sequence GTGTTTCTGAGGGAGTTGTCAGATTGCGATCGCATAGCTTGGGACAAGCTCACACAAACATATCATCACGGCTGTTTTATGCAGTCTTGGGCATGGGCAAACTTTCGCGAACTCGATGGCTATCAAACCTTTCGCTATGGGCTTTTTTCAGATCAATTGATTGGGGGATGTATTTTCTACTTCTATCCTCAACGTAGTGCTGCTAATCTAATTTTTGCCCCTGCGGCTCCCATATTACCACCAAATTTAGAAACGGAAGGAATGAGGCTTTTATTAAATCAAGCAGAAAAATTGTCGCAAGGTATGGGTGCAGATGGTGGCGCGATCGCCTTACGCATTGAGCCTTTATTATCAGCAAATCCTGAATGGATGGGACAAGATTTTGGGCGATCGCCTGCGGATCTCATGCCGTCAGAAACGCTCTGGCTCGACCTCCAAAAAAGTGAATCGGAACTATTTGCCGAAATGCACCCCAAAGGACGCTATAACATCCGTCTCAGTCAGCGTCATGGAGTTGAAACAGTTTTCACTAGCGAAGATACGGCAATTCCCCATTTTTATGATTTGTTTTATGAAACGGCTCAACGTCAAGGCTTTTTGAGTGAACCCTACGGATTTTTTATTAAGCTCTGTCAGAATCTATTTCGTGCAGGAATGGCGGAAATTGGCTTTGCTAAATACAATGGCGAAATACTCGCAACGATTTTATTAATCTACTGGGGCGATCGCTGTACCTATCTCTATGGTGGACGTAGTGAAAGCGATCATCAAGTGATGCCTGTCTATGCCTTGCATTGGGCAGCAATTCAACGCGCCAAACAACTTGGTCACAAGATTTATGATTTTTATGGCTACAGTGATGATCCCACCCATGCCTATTACAAGTTTTCCCGATTCAAGCGCCAATTTGGTGGCAAGGTCGTTAAAACTATCGGTGCTCATGACTACTTCTTTTATGATCGCCTAGCTGATACTATTCTTCGCTTGTTGCGATAG
- a CDS encoding spermine synthase, whose product MATSLFVEQHTDGIAFYINGELQFHSADEAIYHEYLTIPAIALAAKRFPNQLLRVIICGGGDGLAARDILRFPQVNQIDLVDYSQEVIDLGKQDFASFNQGSLVSPKVAIHIQEAFAFLNRLVQEFCTESIQNYKYHAIICDFTYPASVAETQIYALEWFSLLKQVLMPSGIIATNAVSPDRNTLAFWCIYQTMQAAGLAVKPMQLQIPSFLNHDYGNWGFLLASEKAIICSEVASLDLPSNLRELSLETLQTVFIFDAAIAQTRHSVTIHQKDSSQLLFYLLNRLNISHPNTSTVSLENPQINFLDFQDGPTAIATSNHNFQLHDPMSLETLAQSWLNQLESNPDGLLIPAQHHSHTPEISQEWLGRAKQLLNQIDFPRLIAKLLERSQELPHEIAHDLRELQNKIIKFQQSQSLNEQDSHAISTTSESGLSFNLTTAKVIAIVSLTLLVANLAAPDAVFAKGSTSSSGFMSSSDDGSGLGFLGVMMTVGGIVWLINLANDKQK is encoded by the coding sequence ATGGCAACCTCTTTATTTGTCGAGCAACACACCGATGGAATTGCTTTTTATATCAATGGGGAATTGCAGTTTCATAGTGCTGATGAAGCGATCTATCACGAATATTTGACAATTCCTGCGATCGCATTAGCCGCTAAGCGCTTTCCTAATCAATTACTCAGAGTAATTATCTGCGGCGGCGGGGATGGGCTTGCCGCGAGGGATATCTTAAGATTTCCACAGGTCAATCAAATTGATCTAGTGGACTATTCTCAAGAAGTAATTGATCTGGGTAAACAGGACTTTGCGAGTTTTAATCAAGGGAGTTTAGTTAGCCCTAAAGTTGCGATTCATATTCAGGAAGCCTTTGCCTTTCTCAATCGCTTGGTACAAGAGTTTTGCACAGAAAGCATTCAGAACTATAAATATCACGCTATTATTTGTGACTTCACCTATCCCGCCTCAGTTGCCGAAACCCAAATTTATGCTTTGGAATGGTTCAGTCTGCTCAAACAAGTGCTTATGCCTTCGGGAATTATTGCCACAAATGCAGTTTCGCCTGATCGCAATACGTTAGCTTTCTGGTGCATTTATCAAACCATGCAAGCCGCAGGTTTAGCTGTAAAGCCGATGCAGTTGCAAATTCCCTCTTTTCTCAATCATGACTATGGCAATTGGGGATTCTTGCTTGCTTCCGAAAAAGCCATCATCTGCTCAGAAGTTGCGTCTCTAGATTTACCATCTAATTTGCGAGAGTTAAGTTTAGAGACTTTACAAACAGTGTTTATTTTTGATGCGGCGATCGCACAGACAAGACATTCCGTAACTATTCACCAAAAAGACTCGTCGCAGTTACTTTTCTATTTACTCAATCGTTTAAATATCTCTCATCCCAATACCTCAACAGTTTCTTTAGAAAATCCTCAAATTAATTTTCTAGATTTTCAGGATGGGCCAACAGCGATCGCTACTAGCAATCATAATTTTCAACTGCATGATCCCATGAGCCTAGAAACTCTAGCTCAATCTTGGCTCAATCAATTAGAGTCAAATCCTGATGGTCTTTTAATTCCTGCACAGCATCACTCGCATACGCCAGAAATTTCGCAGGAATGGTTAGGTAGAGCCAAGCAACTACTCAATCAAATCGATTTTCCCCGTTTAATTGCCAAACTCCTAGAGCGATCGCAAGAATTACCCCATGAAATTGCTCATGATTTGCGGGAATTGCAAAATAAAATCATCAAATTCCAGCAGTCTCAGTCTCTTAATGAGCAGGATTCTCATGCAATTTCCACTACTTCTGAATCTGGACTTTCTTTTAATCTGACTACAGCTAAGGTAATTGCGATCGTCTCCCTGACCTTGCTAGTTGCTAATTTAGCAGCTCCTGATGCTGTATTTGCTAAGGGTTCCACCTCATCTTCAGGATTTATGAGCAGTTCGGATGATGGTAGTGGCTTGGGATTTTTGGGAGTGATGATGACCGTGGGCGGTATTGTCTGGTTAATCAACCTTGCCAATGACAAGCAAAAATGA
- a CDS encoding DUF4178 domain-containing protein encodes MKSSFGTDYVSFLTRLRAGDRVTYGGTQWEVEDFSTYDDANGYETMEWLLKSGKSSYYLLREVDPENPTTRINWYLSEEIGVNRVSGEHVGDDVRFALWDAMQEHREPYLKLRALGRLYYFESQTEGIYTSTDSSEDRITWDYWDEEHLWNLAIEAWQDRELHVYSTKKVNPEDFAIAEKSITIQSFASKNSPNHNQKTNDRTWEWVCAWGLVIIGFILMTSGDW; translated from the coding sequence ATGAAATCCTCTTTTGGTACTGATTATGTCAGCTTCCTCACGCGCCTTAGAGCAGGCGATCGCGTTACCTATGGGGGAACACAGTGGGAAGTCGAAGACTTTAGCACCTATGATGATGCTAACGGTTACGAAACAATGGAATGGTTACTGAAGTCGGGTAAATCTAGTTACTATCTATTGCGAGAAGTTGATCCTGAGAATCCTACAACTCGGATTAATTGGTACTTATCAGAGGAGATTGGTGTTAATCGCGTATCGGGGGAGCATGTGGGTGATGATGTGCGTTTTGCCCTATGGGATGCGATGCAAGAACATCGTGAGCCGTATCTCAAACTAAGAGCTTTAGGAAGGCTCTATTATTTTGAATCCCAAACAGAAGGAATTTATACAAGTACAGATAGTAGTGAAGATCGGATCACATGGGATTATTGGGATGAGGAGCATCTTTGGAATTTAGCGATCGAGGCTTGGCAAGATCGGGAACTGCATGTATATTCCACCAAGAAAGTTAACCCTGAGGACTTTGCGATCGCAGAGAAATCGATCACCATCCAAAGCTTTGCCTCAAAAAATTCTCCAAACCATAATCAGAAAACCAATGATCGCACTTGGGAATGGGTCTGTGCTTGGGGCTTGGTAATCATTGGCTTCATTTTGATGACCTCTGGAGATTGGTAA
- a CDS encoding Photosystem I reaction center subunit IX, translating to MNGFLSSAPVVAAVWLTITAGILIEANRFFPDTLTFPF from the coding sequence TTGAACGGCTTTTTATCTTCTGCTCCTGTTGTAGCTGCTGTATGGCTTACCATCACTGCTGGTATCTTGATTGAAGCTAACCGCTTTTTCCCAGACACCCTCACCTTCCCTTTCTAA
- a CDS encoding Photosystem I reaction center subunit III translates to MKRLFALILVIALWFGVSLSSTPAAYADFSALTPCASSAAFQDRLQTEVDGYTARLANFKAGTPQADYLNAKVAQTKDRFAKYASSGLLCGDDGLPHLISDGRWSHAGEFTIPSLLFLYIAGWIGWVGRSYLIAVRKDVATAAQKEILIDLPLAVKFSLTGFAWPLLALKEFGTGELVAPENEVTVSPR, encoded by the coding sequence ATGAAAAGACTTTTTGCTCTCATTCTAGTTATTGCTTTGTGGTTTGGCGTTAGCCTTTCCTCAACCCCTGCTGCATATGCAGATTTCTCAGCTTTGACCCCTTGTGCTTCTTCTGCTGCTTTCCAAGATCGCTTGCAAACAGAAGTTGATGGTTACACTGCACGTCTAGCTAATTTCAAAGCTGGTACTCCTCAAGCAGATTACCTCAATGCTAAAGTTGCTCAAACCAAGGATCGCTTTGCTAAATATGCTAGCTCTGGCTTGCTTTGCGGTGACGATGGTCTACCTCACTTGATCAGCGATGGTCGTTGGAGCCACGCAGGCGAATTCACCATTCCTTCCTTGTTGTTCCTATACATCGCAGGTTGGATCGGCTGGGTTGGTCGTAGCTACTTGATCGCAGTTCGCAAAGATGTTGCAACCGCAGCTCAAAAGGAAATCCTCATCGATCTTCCTCTTGCAGTTAAGTTCTCACTAACTGGCTTTGCATGGCCACTTCTTGCTCTTAAAGAATTTGGCACTGGTGAACTCGTAGCTCCTGAAAATGAAGTTACAGTTTCGCCTCGCTAG
- the tsaD gene encoding tRNA (adenosine(37)-N6)-threonylcarbamoyltransferase complex transferase subunit TsaD codes for MPTILAIESSCDETAAAVVCDRQILSSVVSSQIQTHALYGGVVPEIAARQHVETINPAIAQAYRESGKPWSEIDGIAVTTAPGLIGSLMIGVTAAKTLAMLHKKPLIAVHHLEGHICSALLADPTLEPPFLCLLVSGGHSSIILVKDYTDYQVMGKTRDDAAGEAFDKVARLLGLGYPGGPVIDKISSSGNPKAYKLPQGRIPDFPYDSSFSGLKTAVLRLTQKLSPNGEELPIADIAASFQETVAAALATRTIKCAIEHNLSTIVAVGGVAANSALRSRLVTMAAENHIRAIFPPLSLCTDNAAMIGCAGAIHLSRGETSSMSIATRSRLNLEDCQSLYTNKSLA; via the coding sequence ATGCCAACTATTCTTGCGATCGAATCTAGCTGTGATGAAACGGCGGCGGCGGTAGTATGCGATCGCCAAATTCTTAGTAGCGTGGTTTCGTCGCAAATTCAAACCCATGCGCTCTATGGTGGCGTTGTGCCTGAGATTGCCGCTCGCCAGCATGTAGAGACTATAAATCCTGCGATCGCTCAAGCATACCGCGAATCGGGTAAACCATGGTCAGAGATCGATGGAATTGCGGTCACGACTGCCCCCGGATTAATTGGCTCACTAATGATTGGGGTGACAGCAGCAAAAACCTTAGCAATGCTCCATAAGAAACCTTTAATTGCTGTGCATCATCTTGAGGGGCATATTTGCTCGGCTTTATTAGCTGATCCAACCTTAGAGCCACCATTTTTGTGCTTATTAGTCTCTGGTGGACATAGCAGCATTATTCTCGTTAAGGACTACACCGACTATCAGGTAATGGGGAAAACCCGTGATGATGCCGCAGGGGAAGCCTTTGATAAAGTGGCACGGTTACTGGGGTTAGGCTATCCGGGGGGGCCAGTCATCGATAAAATCTCTAGCTCTGGCAATCCCAAGGCATACAAATTGCCACAAGGGCGAATTCCCGATTTTCCCTATGATTCTAGTTTCAGTGGATTAAAAACAGCCGTATTGCGCCTGACCCAAAAGCTAAGCCCCAATGGAGAAGAATTGCCGATCGCAGATATCGCCGCTAGTTTTCAAGAAACTGTGGCAGCAGCTCTAGCAACCCGCACGATTAAATGCGCGATCGAGCATAATTTATCGACGATTGTGGCGGTTGGTGGTGTCGCTGCAAATAGCGCTTTGCGATCGCGTTTAGTCACTATGGCAGCCGAAAATCATATTCGAGCAATCTTTCCTCCCTTAAGTTTATGCACTGACAATGCGGCGATGATTGGCTGTGCAGGCGCAATCCACCTATCGCGAGGTGAAACATCATCGATGAGTATTGCCACGCGATCGCGCCTTAATCTCGAAGATTGTCAAAGTTTGTATACCAATAAAAGCCTTGCTTAG
- a CDS encoding 1-acyl-sn-glycerol-3-phosphate acyltransferase has translation MAVDLTRVQPPLKVYPPKPNQFLLKLIRLVTPFWLRGQCGIKQIETRYIDRLVEATKKFQDGKSRYLLAFRHPTTDDPFAMLYLLAYAVPEQAREMGIKLTKTPHSSFVYDRGISFWAGEYINWLFPALGGISIFRGKLDRAALNLMRKQITNGKEPLSMAPEGGTNGKSELVAELEPGIAQIGFWAAEDLQKEGRTEEMLIIPVGIQYEYSAKAWGAIDQTIITIEKECGITKPEITPNTRYQRLYDLGSYLVQWVSDYYKTFYSSYASTDTKITDTDDLATRVQDLADRILRVAEMNFGIKSKGTAIDRCRRLEQAGWDRIFRNDIKDIAQLSQVERNFADQLALEANYSNWHMKIAESIIGVTSDYVRQHPSPSRYVEVLKLMWSVLQRVTERDQESVFKETPSFGDRKVIISVAEPLSVSDRLPEYQSSRTAAKECTRKLTEEISNSLNNLIVRSTL, from the coding sequence ATGGCAGTAGATCTGACTCGCGTCCAACCACCTCTTAAGGTTTATCCGCCCAAACCCAACCAATTTTTATTGAAACTCATACGGCTGGTAACGCCTTTTTGGTTAAGGGGACAATGTGGAATTAAGCAGATTGAAACCCGATATATCGATCGCCTTGTGGAAGCCACTAAAAAATTTCAGGATGGGAAGTCGCGATATCTCCTAGCTTTTCGACATCCCACCACAGATGATCCCTTTGCGATGTTGTATCTGCTCGCCTATGCTGTCCCCGAACAAGCACGAGAAATGGGCATTAAGTTAACGAAGACTCCCCATAGCAGTTTTGTATATGATCGCGGTATTTCTTTCTGGGCGGGAGAATATATTAATTGGCTATTCCCAGCACTAGGGGGGATTTCCATCTTTCGGGGCAAACTTGATCGCGCTGCTTTAAATCTGATGCGAAAACAGATCACCAACGGTAAAGAGCCGCTTTCTATGGCTCCCGAAGGGGGGACTAATGGCAAAAGTGAACTGGTTGCCGAACTGGAACCGGGCATTGCTCAAATTGGATTCTGGGCTGCGGAGGACTTGCAAAAGGAAGGACGCACCGAAGAAATGCTGATTATTCCTGTGGGGATTCAATACGAATATTCAGCTAAGGCTTGGGGGGCGATCGATCAAACGATTATCACTATCGAAAAGGAATGTGGTATTACCAAACCTGAAATTACTCCCAATACGCGCTATCAACGCCTCTATGACTTAGGAAGTTATTTAGTACAGTGGGTCAGCGATTATTACAAAACTTTTTATAGCAGCTATGCTAGTACTGATACAAAAATCACGGATACCGATGATTTAGCAACTCGCGTACAGGACTTAGCCGATCGCATTTTGCGCGTGGCGGAAATGAATTTTGGCATTAAATCCAAGGGCACTGCCATTGATCGCTGTCGTCGCCTTGAACAAGCGGGATGGGATCGTATTTTCCGTAATGACATCAAAGATATTGCCCAGTTATCACAGGTAGAGCGTAACTTTGCCGATCAACTTGCCCTCGAAGCTAACTATAGCAATTGGCATATGAAAATCGCCGAAAGTATTATTGGTGTTACCAGTGACTATGTACGTCAACATCCTAGCCCCAGCCGCTATGTGGAAGTTTTAAAATTAATGTGGAGCGTGTTGCAGCGTGTCACCGAGCGTGATCAAGAGTCAGTTTTTAAAGAAACTCCTAGTTTTGGAGATCGTAAGGTAATTATTTCTGTCGCTGAGCCTCTGTCAGTCTCCGATCGTTTACCCGAATACCAATCTAGCCGTACTGCCGCCAAGGAATGTACTCGTAAACTCACCGAAGAGATTTCCAATTCCCTAAACAACTTAATTGTGCGATCAACGCTTTAA
- a CDS encoding glycosyltransferase: MNNPLFLTGFSIFLLLLQVPATLVLLKRLSTAHDRTPPLLPLEANDEALAKQNPNVSIVIPTLNEIERLPTCLEGLRDQAAKEIIVVDSRSQDGTPEYVQKLQKDFPIPLKLITDDPLPEGWVGRPWALHTGFLNSDPTSEWILGIDADTFPQKGLVASFVQKATAENFDIVSLSPKFILKTAGEQWLQPALLITLIFRFGATGDRTQFTEDRVMANGQCFLSKRAKLVELNGYELAKSSFCDDVTLARAAAQKGAKVGFLDGVALMQVRMYTSMQETWKEWGRSLDLKDASTSSQTFADCLLLTAVQGLPIPLLIALSIWQPAPSIFINTVFWLNAFLVLIRCLLVFGIRTSYTEVGFWFWLSPLADPFAVIRIWISALTKPKSWRGRTY, translated from the coding sequence TTGAATAATCCGCTTTTCTTGACAGGCTTCTCCATATTTCTTTTGTTGTTGCAAGTCCCTGCAACCCTTGTCCTCCTAAAAAGACTTAGCACTGCCCACGATCGCACGCCGCCGCTATTGCCCCTCGAAGCAAATGACGAAGCCTTAGCGAAACAAAATCCGAATGTTTCGATTGTGATACCGACGCTTAATGAAATTGAGCGTTTACCGACTTGTTTAGAAGGTTTGCGCGATCAGGCGGCTAAGGAAATCATTGTCGTCGATAGCCGATCGCAGGATGGCACACCTGAGTATGTGCAGAAATTGCAAAAGGATTTTCCGATTCCTTTAAAGTTAATTACCGATGATCCTTTGCCAGAGGGATGGGTTGGTCGCCCTTGGGCTTTGCACACAGGATTTTTAAATAGCGATCCGACTAGTGAATGGATTCTCGGTATTGATGCCGATACCTTTCCACAAAAGGGGCTAGTTGCTAGTTTCGTGCAGAAAGCCACTGCTGAAAATTTTGATATTGTGTCCCTGTCACCAAAATTTATTCTCAAGACCGCAGGCGAACAATGGCTACAACCTGCATTGTTAATCACCTTAATTTTTAGATTTGGGGCAACGGGCGATCGCACTCAATTCACCGAAGATCGGGTGATGGCAAATGGTCAATGCTTTTTATCAAAACGTGCCAAACTAGTCGAACTCAATGGCTATGAGCTTGCCAAGTCTTCATTTTGCGATGATGTGACTCTCGCTAGAGCCGCCGCCCAAAAGGGTGCAAAGGTGGGATTTCTCGATGGTGTGGCGCTGATGCAGGTACGGATGTATACCTCAATGCAGGAAACATGGAAGGAATGGGGGCGATCGCTCGATCTCAAGGATGCCTCAACGTCTAGTCAAACCTTTGCAGACTGCCTGTTACTTACTGCGGTGCAAGGGCTGCCTATTCCCTTATTAATTGCCCTATCGATCTGGCAACCAGCACCGTCGATATTCATCAATACTGTATTCTGGCTCAATGCCTTTTTAGTATTAATCCGATGCTTACTGGTATTTGGTATTCGGACTAGTTATACCGAAGTAGGCTTCTGGTTTTGGCTTTCCCCCCTCGCCGATCCCTTTGCTGTAATTCGGATTTGGATTTCGGCTCTCACTAAACCTAAAAGTTGGCGTGGTCGTACATATTAA
- a CDS encoding Dps family protein, with the protein MGKNKEKSADKELSNTINIGISEDDRTAIADGLSRLLADTYTLYLKTHNFHWNVTGPMFNTLHLMFEAQYTELALAVDLIAERIRSLGIPAPGTYSAYAKLTSIPETEGVPKATEMIKLLVEGQEAVVRTARSIFPIAEKANDEPTADLLTQRLQVHEKTAWMLRSLLED; encoded by the coding sequence ATGGGCAAAAACAAGGAAAAATCTGCCGATAAAGAGCTATCTAACACAATTAATATTGGTATTTCTGAAGATGATCGGACAGCGATCGCTGATGGACTTTCGAGGTTACTTGCTGACACCTACACCCTTTACCTCAAAACCCATAATTTCCATTGGAATGTTACAGGTCCAATGTTCAATACCTTACACCTCATGTTTGAGGCACAATATACTGAACTAGCCCTCGCCGTTGACCTAATTGCTGAACGGATTCGCTCTCTCGGCATTCCTGCCCCCGGTACATATTCCGCCTATGCCAAGCTCACCTCGATTCCTGAAACTGAGGGAGTTCCCAAGGCGACGGAAATGATCAAGTTGCTTGTGGAAGGACAAGAGGCAGTAGTCAGGACTGCGCGTTCCATTTTCCCGATCGCGGAAAAAGCTAATGATGAACCAACGGCGGATCTTTTAACCCAACGCTTGCAAGTCCATGAAAAAACTGCATGGATGTTGAGAAGTTTGCTAGAAGACTAA